One genomic segment of Paenibacillus xylanexedens includes these proteins:
- the spoVM gene encoding stage V sporulation protein SpoVM, giving the protein MKFYTFKLPKFLGGFVKAILNTFQKH; this is encoded by the coding sequence ATGAAATTTTACACATTCAAACTGCCGAAGTTTTTGGGAGGGTTTGTAAAGGCGATTCTTAATACGTTTCAAAAGCACTGA
- the rpe gene encoding ribulose-phosphate 3-epimerase: MIKIAPSILSADFARLGAEVAEAQAAGGDWIHVDVMDGHFVPNITLGPAIVKAIAPHTSLPLDVHLMIENPERYVEEFAKAGAAVITVHAEACVHLHRVIHLIKEQGVKAGVALNPGTPASAILEVLDDVDMVLVMTVNPGFGGQAFISGTMNKIKQIRTWLNEKGRHDVHIEVDGGIAADTAPLVVEAGADVLVAGSAVFGREDRAAAITEIRRSYGG, encoded by the coding sequence ATGATTAAAATTGCCCCATCGATATTATCAGCTGACTTTGCCCGCCTTGGTGCGGAAGTTGCAGAAGCCCAAGCTGCAGGAGGAGACTGGATTCATGTTGACGTTATGGACGGTCATTTCGTCCCTAATATTACGCTTGGACCTGCGATTGTGAAAGCAATCGCTCCACATACAAGCTTACCGCTCGATGTGCATTTGATGATTGAGAATCCGGAGCGTTATGTTGAGGAATTTGCCAAAGCGGGTGCAGCGGTAATTACCGTTCATGCTGAGGCTTGTGTGCATTTGCACCGCGTTATTCATTTAATTAAGGAGCAAGGAGTGAAGGCAGGAGTTGCCCTTAATCCAGGAACGCCAGCGTCTGCCATTCTCGAAGTTCTGGATGATGTGGACATGGTTCTTGTTATGACGGTCAATCCTGGCTTTGGTGGACAGGCTTTCATCTCGGGTACCATGAACAAAATCAAGCAGATTCGTACCTGGTTGAACGAAAAGGGACGCCATGATGTACATATCGAAGTAGATGGCGGAATTGCTGCCGATACAGCCCCGCTTGTGGTGGAAGCTGGAGCAGATGTGCTCGTTGCTGGGAGTGCCGTATTTGGACGTGAGGATCGTGCTGCCGCGATTACTGAAATTCGCCGTAGCTACGGAGGCTGA
- the rsgA gene encoding ribosome small subunit-dependent GTPase A has protein sequence MPEGIIVKALSGYYYVMPVEDNGVPSVEGSAVQCRARGIFRKRGTSPLVGDRVSYMLTENGEGTVDEIRKRETELIRPPVANVSLAVLVFSVKEPDMNLNLLDKFLVHIEQAGLDALIVLTKLDLADPSKDTVAEVKALYEQVGYEVISTSSRTGEGSELLRDRLAGKISVFSGQSGVGKSSMLNALMPGLTLETNAISMRLGRGKHTTRHVELIPLDNGGFVADTPGFSQLDFLEIGVEELSTCFREFAQFADQCKFRGCTHTHEPGCRVLAAKEEGLISESRYQHYVLFLTEMKDKKRRY, from the coding sequence ATGCCAGAAGGTATCATCGTTAAAGCGCTAAGCGGTTACTATTATGTCATGCCAGTGGAAGACAACGGGGTTCCTTCGGTTGAAGGTTCCGCCGTTCAATGTCGAGCCAGAGGTATCTTCAGAAAGCGGGGAACGTCACCGCTTGTAGGTGATCGCGTCAGCTACATGTTGACTGAGAACGGAGAAGGAACGGTTGATGAAATTCGGAAGCGTGAGACGGAACTTATCCGTCCTCCTGTAGCGAATGTAAGTTTGGCTGTTCTCGTGTTCTCTGTGAAGGAACCGGATATGAACCTGAACCTGTTGGACAAGTTCCTTGTTCACATCGAGCAGGCGGGGCTGGATGCACTCATTGTGTTGACCAAACTGGATTTGGCTGATCCATCCAAAGACACTGTTGCTGAAGTGAAAGCATTGTATGAACAGGTTGGTTATGAAGTGATCTCCACAAGTTCACGTACCGGTGAAGGAAGTGAATTGCTCAGAGATCGTCTGGCTGGTAAGATCAGCGTATTCTCCGGACAATCCGGTGTAGGCAAGTCTTCGATGTTAAATGCATTGATGCCGGGCCTGACGCTGGAGACAAATGCAATCAGCATGCGACTAGGACGAGGGAAACACACCACTAGGCACGTGGAACTTATTCCGTTGGATAATGGTGGATTTGTTGCGGATACGCCAGGATTCAGCCAACTGGACTTTCTGGAGATCGGTGTGGAGGAACTCTCCACTTGTTTCCGCGAATTCGCCCAGTTTGCAGATCAGTGCAAATTCCGAGGTTGTACCCATACACATGAACCAGGCTGTCGTGTGCTTGCGGCGAAGGAGGAAGGTCTGATCTCCGAAAGCCGATATCAGCACTATGTGCTGTTCCTGACCGAAATGAAAGATAAGAAGCGGAGGTATTAA
- the pknB gene encoding Stk1 family PASTA domain-containing Ser/Thr kinase has translation MIGHQLGGRYEVIERVGGGGMALVYKAQDLLLNRNVAIKVLRQQFVHDEEFIRRFRREAQSAASLSHPNVVSIYDVGQEDDVHYIVMEYVEGKNLNEIIKERAPLQVDESVRIASQIADALDHAHHNQIIHRDIKPHNILIGRNGRVKVTDFGIARAVTSTTITQTGSVVGSVHYFSPEHAKGIVTGEKSDLYSLGIVLYQMLTGQLPFLGESPISVALKHLQEEFDEPRKFNPLIPQSVENVILKSMRKNPQERYQSAKEMQTDLETCLMPERRNETKIDFPDEDDIDQTRVMPAIKPEPRGVTSTGAVPVMESNEETGKGKAKSKSWKKPALLISLTVLILIAMVGVVWYVKGMLVVPEVTVPNVITQTEEKAREMLEEKGLVVSDEVIRLYQEGVEPGIVYEQSRKEGDVVKEGSEVQISVGAEKELLKMIDVKQVTYDEAVKKLTALGIKEDQIQRKEEFSNDVASGSVISQTPGVNEEFDPAIVQIELTVSKGTETVKMPDLKNLTRSEAEEKLKSAGLVLAQVQEESSYTVDQGKVTQQWPVEAGTEVSPGDKITIFISTGYPPEALEYPFNINVSPKEEGKNSKIRITYEDARGKNQEWGTRTVNSTQTLTIPLVLAPNENGAVSVYRDGQFLDTYLVSYSEAKNGTVNVPSIDPEQTTETPPENEPDPGEGSVDEGSVDPNQEGEPESTPADGEGDSVDEDTSAMNNGKGHGKEKEKKKEVVNASSRP, from the coding sequence ATGATTGGGCACCAGCTAGGCGGACGCTATGAAGTGATTGAGCGTGTCGGCGGTGGCGGCATGGCTCTTGTGTACAAAGCCCAGGATCTTCTGTTGAACCGGAATGTAGCGATCAAAGTCCTTAGACAACAGTTTGTGCATGACGAAGAGTTTATTCGCCGTTTCCGCAGGGAAGCACAGTCGGCAGCATCGCTGTCTCATCCGAATGTAGTTAGCATTTATGACGTGGGGCAGGAAGATGACGTTCATTATATTGTCATGGAGTACGTGGAAGGCAAAAACTTGAATGAAATTATTAAAGAACGCGCCCCTCTGCAGGTGGACGAATCGGTGCGAATCGCTTCCCAGATTGCAGATGCTCTTGATCATGCACATCATAATCAAATCATTCATCGGGATATCAAACCCCACAATATATTAATTGGCCGGAATGGCCGTGTGAAAGTAACGGATTTCGGGATTGCCCGTGCGGTTACATCTACAACGATTACGCAGACGGGTTCCGTAGTTGGTTCTGTACATTATTTCTCACCGGAGCATGCCAAAGGCATCGTTACTGGTGAAAAATCGGACTTATATTCTCTTGGGATCGTACTTTACCAAATGCTTACCGGGCAACTTCCGTTTCTGGGTGAAAGTCCAATCAGTGTGGCATTGAAGCATTTGCAGGAAGAGTTCGATGAACCACGCAAATTCAATCCATTGATTCCGCAAAGTGTGGAAAATGTCATCTTAAAATCCATGCGTAAAAATCCGCAGGAACGTTATCAGTCGGCCAAAGAAATGCAGACCGATCTGGAAACTTGCCTGATGCCGGAGAGACGTAATGAAACGAAGATTGATTTTCCGGATGAGGATGATATAGACCAGACTCGCGTAATGCCAGCGATCAAGCCTGAACCGCGTGGAGTTACATCCACGGGTGCGGTGCCAGTGATGGAGTCTAACGAAGAAACTGGCAAGGGTAAGGCAAAATCCAAGAGCTGGAAGAAGCCAGCACTACTCATTTCATTAACCGTTCTTATTCTAATCGCCATGGTGGGCGTTGTATGGTATGTCAAGGGTATGCTGGTTGTACCTGAAGTAACCGTGCCTAACGTGATCACCCAGACAGAAGAAAAAGCTCGGGAAATGCTTGAGGAGAAAGGACTCGTCGTCAGTGATGAGGTCATCCGTCTGTACCAGGAAGGTGTCGAACCCGGTATCGTCTATGAACAGAGCAGAAAAGAAGGCGATGTTGTCAAAGAAGGATCCGAGGTCCAGATCAGTGTTGGTGCAGAAAAAGAACTTTTGAAGATGATTGATGTCAAACAAGTAACTTATGATGAGGCTGTCAAGAAGCTGACTGCGCTTGGTATTAAGGAAGATCAGATTCAGCGGAAAGAAGAGTTCTCCAATGATGTGGCTTCAGGTTCTGTTATTTCCCAGACACCGGGTGTGAATGAGGAATTTGATCCTGCTATAGTTCAGATTGAGTTGACCGTAAGCAAAGGTACTGAAACGGTCAAAATGCCTGATCTGAAAAATCTTACCCGCAGTGAAGCCGAAGAAAAACTGAAATCTGCTGGACTTGTGCTTGCTCAGGTACAGGAAGAATCAAGTTATACGGTGGACCAGGGCAAAGTGACGCAGCAATGGCCTGTGGAAGCGGGCACAGAGGTGAGTCCTGGTGATAAGATTACAATCTTTATCAGTACAGGGTATCCGCCCGAAGCGCTGGAATATCCTTTTAATATCAATGTTTCACCCAAAGAAGAGGGCAAAAACAGTAAAATCCGTATCACGTATGAAGACGCACGTGGCAAGAATCAGGAATGGGGAACCCGCACTGTGAACTCAACCCAAACCTTGACCATTCCACTTGTGCTAGCTCCAAATGAAAATGGGGCTGTGTCTGTATATCGTGATGGGCAGTTCCTGGATACGTATCTTGTCTCCTACAGTGAAGCCAAAAACGGAACAGTGAATGTACCTTCCATTGACCCGGAACAAACCACGGAGACGCCGCCAGAAAATGAGCCTGATCCAGGTGAAGGTAGCGTTGATGAGGGAAGTGTTGATCCCAATCAGGAAGGTGAACCTGAGTCCACACCGGCAGACGGTGAGGGTGACAGCGTAGATGAGGACACTTCTGCCATGAATAATGGTAAGGGGCACGGCAAGGAAAAAGAGAAGAAAAAGGAAGTCGTTAACGCATCAAGCCGTCCATAA
- a CDS encoding Stp1/IreP family PP2C-type Ser/Thr phosphatase translates to MIKTVHVSHIGRVRSVNEDSAWIRNLDTGYILGIVADGMGGHLAGDTASRLAVETLVKDLGTLEPGLSHASLSAALSDAILHANEVIFRTASTDDKYHNMGTTVVAALLNDTEGVIGHIGDSRAYKIANKAVIQLTEDHTLVNELFKNGQISKEDVSHHPRRNVLTRALGTDAEVKVDLDTVKLEEGEVLLLCSDGLSNLVSNEQIIQVAGNLELALEDRADRLLQLALLAGGDDNITVALFELQREGSVDTETGCES, encoded by the coding sequence TTGATCAAAACAGTTCATGTGAGCCATATCGGACGAGTGCGTTCGGTGAATGAAGATTCAGCCTGGATTCGTAATCTCGATACAGGATATATTCTGGGTATTGTTGCCGATGGCATGGGTGGACATCTTGCAGGGGATACGGCAAGCCGCTTGGCAGTAGAGACGTTGGTGAAAGATCTGGGAACACTGGAACCAGGTCTGTCACATGCGTCTCTGTCTGCGGCTCTCAGCGATGCTATTTTGCATGCCAACGAAGTTATCTTCCGCACGGCATCAACAGATGACAAGTATCACAACATGGGAACAACGGTGGTTGCGGCTTTATTGAACGATACGGAAGGTGTTATTGGACACATCGGTGATAGCAGAGCCTACAAAATTGCGAACAAAGCTGTGATCCAGCTAACCGAGGACCATACACTGGTGAATGAATTGTTCAAAAATGGTCAGATTAGCAAAGAGGATGTGTCCCATCATCCACGTCGCAACGTACTAACTCGTGCGCTTGGAACAGATGCCGAGGTGAAGGTAGATCTGGATACCGTCAAGCTGGAGGAAGGCGAAGTTCTTCTCCTGTGCAGTGATGGTCTCAGTAACCTGGTCAGCAATGAGCAGATTATTCAGGTTGCTGGCAATCTGGAACTGGCATTGGAAGATCGTGCAGACCGACTGCTTCAGTTGGCTTTACTTGCTGGGGGAGACGACAACATCACGGTTGCATTGTTCGAGTTGCAGAGGGAAGGTTCCGTGGATACGGAAACGGGGTGTGAGTCATGA